In Candidatus Woesearchaeota archaeon, one genomic interval encodes:
- a CDS encoding class I SAM-dependent methyltransferase, which yields METKKIIDTCPEYENKNPIIRKLFWNRINYAVELSKLEENAQKNLKILDVGCGRAKLFERINKKRNKFSFNGIDMNEDISKLKIKNAKFKVIKPESSKYPFSKNTFDAAFALDCFEHIKDLRKEIKKMKDVLKPEGIFIISGPTETVFYRLSRLIMKGTWLEVYEGEIHHHTIYQIRDALKDEGFKLLERKTLPFKLLPFFEIYSFRLGGKNE from the coding sequence ATGGAAACCAAGAAAATAATAGATACATGCCCAGAATACGAAAATAAAAATCCGATTATAAGAAAGCTTTTTTGGAATAGGATTAATTATGCTGTTGAACTTAGCAAACTAGAGGAAAATGCCCAAAAAAATCTCAAGATATTGGATGTTGGCTGTGGAAGAGCAAAATTGTTTGAAAGAATTAACAAAAAAAGAAATAAATTTTCATTTAATGGAATTGATATGAACGAAGATATATCTAAACTTAAAATAAAAAATGCCAAGTTTAAAGTAATAAAACCTGAATCTTCTAAGTATCCATTTAGCAAAAACACGTTTGATGCCGCCTTTGCGCTTGATTGTTTTGAACACATAAAAGACTTAAGGAAAGAAATAAAAAAAATGAAAGACGTACTGAAGCCTGAAGGAATATTTATAATAAGTGGACCCACTGAAACAGTTTTCTATAGACTTTCAAGACTTATAATGAAAGGAACCTGGCTAGAAGTATACGAGGGGGAAATACACCACCATACAATATATCAGATTAGAGACGCATTAAAAGATGAAGGATTCAAACTACTGGAAAGAAAAACTCTTCCCTTCAAGTTGCTTCCCTTTTTTGAAATATATTCATTCAGGCTAGGAGGTAAAAATGAGTGA